The genomic stretch TTCTTTTGCAATTGTTGCTGCAGTGAGTGGGTTATCCCCTGTACACATAACAGTTTTAATTCCCATTTTACGAAGCTGGTCAAACCGTTCTTTCATTCCTGGTTTTACAGTATCTTTTAAGTAAATTAAACCATAGATTTTATTGTTGACAGCGACCGCTAGAGGGGTTCCTCCTTGACTAGCGATGTGATTGGCTTTTTGTTCTAAGTCAAGCGGTATGCTTCCTCCTTGGCTCGCCACCCAAGAAATCACAGCATCCACAGCACCCTTTCGGATAAGCGTTCCATCCTCTAAGTTCAGACCGCTTATTCTCGTTTGCGCTTGAAACTCAATAAACACTCCTTGTCTTACATCTTCTGTAATAGTTGGTTCTCCTTGCTTTTTAATAAATTCAATAACAGATCGACCCTCAGGTGTTTCATCATAAAGAGAAGAAAGAAACGCCCACTTATATAGCTCTTGTTTCTCCACTTTTTCTACCGTTTGTAGCTCATGTGCCATTCGGTTTCCAAAGGTAATGGTACCGGTTTTGTCTAAAATAATTGTATTAATATCCCCAGCTGCTTCTACAGCTTTTCCAGACATAGCTATTACATTAAACTGTGTTACTCGATCCATTCCAGCAATTCCAATAGCTGATAAAAGACCGCCAATCGTAGTTGGAATTAAACAAACTAGCAAGGAAATTAGAATGGCTGTATCCAATTTAAAACCTAAGTAGTTTGTAAAAACAGGCAGAGTAACCACAACAATTAAAAAAATCATCGTTAAGCTTGTCAAAACTGTATTTAATGCAATTTCATTCGGTGTTTTTTGACGCGAAGCTCCCTCAACTAATGAAATCATTTTATCGAGAAACGATTCTCCAGGATCACACGTAATTCGAACGGTAATCTCATCACTTACAATGGTTGTTCCTCCCGTAACAGAACTAAAGTCTCCACCTGCTTCTTTCATCACAGGAGCTGATTCTCCTGTGATGGCCGACTCGTCTACTGAAGCCATTCCCTTAATGATTTCTCCATCTAAAGGAACCATTTCTCCCTGTGAAATCACCACAATATCTCCTTTTGTCAGCTGAGAAGCAGGAACTTGCTTAATATCTCCATTTTTTTGCAACACGTGTGCAATAACATCTTCTTTGGACTGCTTCAACGAATTAGCCTGAGCTTTACCTCGTCCTTCAGCTAGTGCTTCCGCAAAATTAGCAAACAAAATGGTTAAAAATAAAATGATAGAAACGCCTAAGTTAAACCCCTTTCCAACCGTATCTACTCCAGAAGCAGTTGGGACAATGGTTAAGCATAACGTAATAAAAAAACCGATTTCAACCACAAACATAATAGGATTTTTTATCATTATACGAGGATCTAATTTGACAAAAGATTCCTTTAATGCTTTAATTATAATGGGATTCTTATAATCTTTTTCTACTTTTACTGTCGATGAATTCATTTCTAACTGAGTTTGACTTGATCCGATATGCTTATTCATGTCTTTCCTCCACTTTTTGTTATAACGTTAAAAACTCTGCTACTGGTCCTAATACCAATACTGGAAAAAATGTCAATGCGCCAACAACAAACATCGTTCCAATTAAGATTCCACCAAAAAGAGGTGTATCTGTTTTAAATGTTCCTGATGTTTGTGGAACGAGCTGTTTTTGAGACAACGAACTAGCAACAGCCAACAGCGTAATGAGCCCAAAAAACCTTCCAATATACATAACAAGACCCGTAGAAATATTCCAAAAAACAGTGGCATCACCTAGACCTTCAAACCCAGA from Bacillus sp. 1780r2a1 encodes the following:
- the kdpB gene encoding potassium-transporting ATPase subunit KdpB, encoding MNSSTVKVEKDYKNPIIIKALKESFVKLDPRIMIKNPIMFVVEIGFFITLCLTIVPTASGVDTVGKGFNLGVSIILFLTILFANFAEALAEGRGKAQANSLKQSKEDVIAHVLQKNGDIKQVPASQLTKGDIVVISQGEMVPLDGEIIKGMASVDESAITGESAPVMKEAGGDFSSVTGGTTIVSDEITVRITCDPGESFLDKMISLVEGASRQKTPNEIALNTVLTSLTMIFLIVVVTLPVFTNYLGFKLDTAILISLLVCLIPTTIGGLLSAIGIAGMDRVTQFNVIAMSGKAVEAAGDINTIILDKTGTITFGNRMAHELQTVEKVEKQELYKWAFLSSLYDETPEGRSVIEFIKKQGEPTITEDVRQGVFIEFQAQTRISGLNLEDGTLIRKGAVDAVISWVASQGGSIPLDLEQKANHIASQGGTPLAVAVNNKIYGLIYLKDTVKPGMKERFDQLRKMGIKTVMCTGDNPLTAATIAKEAGVDEFIAECKPEDKIDVIRYEQEQGKLVAMTGDGTNDAPALAQADVGLAMNSGTAAAKEAANMIDLDSDPTKIIEVVSIGKQLLMTRGALTTFSIANDIAKYFAIIPAMFTIAIPKMEALNIMNLSSPITAVLAALIFNAVIIPMLIPLAMKGIRYQPMSSNALLRKNLFIYGLGGVVVPFIGIKVIDLLLSIFM